A single Klebsiella variicola DNA region contains:
- the smg gene encoding DUF494 family protein Smg translates to MFDVLMYLFETYIHNEAEMRVDQDKLTRDLTDAGFEREDIYNALMWLEKLADYQEGLVEPMQLASDPLSLRVYTEEECQRLDASCRGFLLFLEQIQVLNLETREMVIERVLALDTAEFELEDLKWVILMVLFNIPGCENAYQQMEELLFEVNEGMLH, encoded by the coding sequence ATGTTCGACGTACTCATGTATTTGTTTGAAACTTACATCCATAACGAAGCAGAAATGCGCGTGGATCAGGACAAACTGACGCGGGATCTTACCGATGCGGGTTTTGAGCGGGAAGATATCTATAACGCGTTAATGTGGCTCGAGAAACTGGCTGATTATCAGGAAGGTCTCGTTGAACCCATGCAGCTCGCTTCCGACCCGCTGTCGCTTCGGGTGTATACCGAAGAGGAGTGCCAGCGTCTGGATGCCAGTTGCCGGGGATTTTTACTCTTCCTCGAGCAGATTCAGGTGTTGAACCTCGAAACGCGAGAAATGGTGATAGAGCGCGTCCTGGCGCTGGATACAGCAGAATTTGAACTGGAAGACCTGAAATGGGTCATTCTGATGGTACTGTTCAACATTCCGGGCTGTGAAAACGCCTATCAGCAAATGGAAGAATTACTCTTCGAAGTAAATGAAGGTATGCTGCATTAA
- the aroE gene encoding shikimate dehydrogenase yields the protein METYAVFGNPIAHSKSPSIHQLFARQLGITHPYGRVLAPLDDFVSSLNQFFAEGGKGANVTVPFKEEAFARADELTERAALAGAVNTLKRLEDGRLLGDNTDGIGLLSDLERLGFIKPRQRILLVGAGGASRGVLLPLLSLGCAVTIVNRTYSRAHELATLFAHTGSVSAREMDTLSGETFDLIINATSSGIDGDVPAIPASVVHADVYCYDMFYQKGPTPFLHWCQQYGAVHCADGLGMLVAQAAHAVLLWHGVLPAIAPVIETLQQELNA from the coding sequence ATGGAAACCTATGCCGTTTTTGGTAATCCGATCGCGCACAGCAAGTCGCCTTCTATTCATCAGCTGTTTGCCCGCCAGTTAGGGATTACTCATCCTTATGGACGTGTGCTGGCGCCACTGGACGATTTTGTCTCTTCTCTGAATCAGTTCTTTGCAGAAGGAGGAAAGGGGGCCAACGTCACCGTTCCTTTTAAAGAGGAAGCTTTTGCGCGCGCGGACGAGCTGACAGAACGCGCTGCGCTGGCGGGAGCAGTAAACACCCTGAAACGCCTGGAAGATGGCCGTTTACTGGGGGACAACACCGACGGTATTGGCCTCCTGAGCGATCTGGAACGCCTGGGGTTCATTAAGCCGCGCCAGCGGATCCTGCTGGTAGGTGCTGGTGGCGCATCACGCGGGGTTCTTTTGCCGCTTCTGTCGCTGGGATGTGCCGTCACGATCGTGAATCGAACCTATTCTCGTGCCCATGAGTTAGCCACTCTCTTCGCCCATACCGGTAGCGTCAGCGCAAGAGAGATGGATACCTTATCCGGGGAAACATTCGATCTGATCATCAATGCGACGTCCAGTGGAATAGACGGTGATGTACCGGCTATCCCGGCATCTGTTGTCCACGCTGACGTGTATTGCTATGACATGTTTTACCAGAAAGGGCCAACACCGTTTCTTCACTGGTGCCAGCAGTATGGCGCAGTCCACTGTGCTGATGGGCTGGGAATGCTGGTGGCGCAAGCCGCCCATGCTGTTCTGCTATGGCACGGCGTCCTGCCGGCTATCGCTCCGGTCATCGAAACGCTGCAGCAGGAACTGAATGCATGA
- a CDS encoding type I DNA topoisomerase, with protein MTKSALFSVRKNEPCPQCGAELVIRSGKHGPFLGCSHYPDCDYIRPLKSQADGHIVKVLEGQECPFCGAVMVLRQGRFGMFIGCSRYPECEHTELIDKPDETAIACPQCGQGHLVQRRSRFGKTFHSCDRYPDCQFVINFKPVAGECPECHYPLLIEKKTAQGLRRFCASKQCGKPIPAE; from the coding sequence ATGACCAAATCAGCACTGTTTTCGGTGCGTAAAAATGAGCCCTGCCCGCAGTGCGGGGCTGAACTGGTGATCCGTTCCGGGAAACATGGCCCGTTTCTCGGCTGTTCGCATTATCCGGACTGTGACTATATCCGTCCCCTGAAAAGTCAGGCGGACGGTCATATCGTTAAGGTGCTGGAGGGACAGGAGTGCCCATTTTGCGGCGCTGTCATGGTGTTACGCCAGGGGCGCTTTGGTATGTTTATCGGCTGCAGTCGCTATCCTGAATGCGAGCATACCGAGCTGATTGATAAACCCGATGAGACCGCTATCGCCTGTCCGCAATGCGGACAGGGGCATCTGGTCCAGCGTCGCTCTCGTTTCGGTAAAACCTTTCATTCCTGCGATCGCTACCCTGATTGCCAGTTCGTTATCAATTTTAAACCGGTAGCGGGCGAATGCCCTGAATGCCATTACCCGCTGTTAATTGAAAAGAAGACGGCGCAGGGGCTCAGACGCTTCTGTGCCAGTAAACAATGTGGAAAGCCGATCCCGGCGGAATAA
- a CDS encoding DUF1488 domain-containing protein: MNQAIQFPDRESWDAERQGVVFPVLVNGMQLTCAISGQSLQQRFGAEGPAQWLAAFQEHRWDLEEEVEALIRDGQEDAQGWIWLS; this comes from the coding sequence ATGAATCAGGCGATTCAGTTTCCTGACCGGGAATCATGGGATGCCGAACGGCAGGGTGTGGTTTTTCCTGTGCTGGTCAATGGGATGCAATTAACCTGCGCAATTTCAGGACAGAGCCTGCAGCAGCGTTTTGGTGCAGAGGGGCCAGCGCAGTGGCTGGCCGCCTTCCAGGAACATCGTTGGGATCTAGAGGAAGAGGTGGAAGCATTGATCCGCGATGGTCAGGAAGATGCTCAGGGCTGGATCTGGTTATCCTGA
- the trkA gene encoding Trk system potassium transporter TrkA codes for MKIIILGAGQVGGTLAENLVGENNDITLVDTNGDRLRSLQDKFDLRVVQGHGSHPRVLREAGADDADMLVAVTSSDETNMVACQVAYSLFNTPNRIARIRAPDYVRDADKLFNSEAVPIDHLIAPEQLVIDNIHRLIEYPGALQVVNFAEGKVSLAVVKAYYGGPLVGNALSTMREHMPHIDTRVAAIFRHDRPIRPQGSTIVEAGDEVFFIAASQHIRAVMSELQRLEKPYKRIMLVGGGNIGAGLAHKLEKDYSVKLIERNQQRAAELAEKLQHTIVFYGDASDQELLAEEHIDQVDLFIAVTNDDEANIMSAMLAKRMGAKKVMVLIQRRAYVDLVQGSVIDIAISPQQATISALLSHVRKADIVGVSSLRRGVAEAIEAVAHGDESTSRVVGRSIDEIKLPPGTIIGAVVRGNDVMIANNNLRIEQGDHVIMFLTDKKFISDVERLFQPSPFFL; via the coding sequence ATGAAGATTATTATTCTGGGCGCCGGCCAGGTCGGCGGCACGCTGGCGGAAAACCTTGTCGGCGAGAACAATGATATTACGCTGGTTGATACCAATGGCGACCGTCTGCGCAGCCTGCAGGATAAGTTCGACCTGCGTGTCGTCCAGGGACATGGCTCTCACCCTCGCGTACTGCGCGAGGCGGGGGCCGATGATGCCGATATGCTGGTAGCGGTCACCAGTTCGGATGAAACCAATATGGTGGCCTGTCAGGTCGCCTACTCATTATTCAATACCCCAAACCGTATTGCGCGTATTCGTGCGCCAGATTACGTTCGTGATGCGGATAAGCTCTTCAATTCTGAAGCGGTGCCTATCGATCACTTAATCGCTCCGGAACAGCTGGTCATCGACAATATTCACCGGCTGATCGAATATCCCGGCGCGCTGCAGGTCGTGAACTTCGCCGAAGGGAAAGTCAGCCTCGCCGTAGTAAAAGCCTATTACGGTGGTCCGCTGGTAGGGAATGCGTTGTCCACCATGCGGGAGCATATGCCGCATATCGATACGCGTGTGGCCGCTATTTTCCGCCACGATCGTCCTATTCGCCCACAGGGTTCGACGATTGTGGAAGCCGGCGATGAAGTATTCTTTATTGCCGCCTCGCAGCATATTCGCGCGGTCATGAGCGAACTGCAGCGACTGGAAAAGCCGTATAAGCGTATTATGCTGGTCGGCGGGGGCAATATTGGCGCGGGTCTGGCCCATAAGCTGGAAAAAGATTACAGCGTCAAGCTTATCGAACGTAATCAGCAGCGAGCCGCTGAGCTTGCGGAAAAGCTGCAGCATACAATCGTCTTCTACGGTGATGCATCGGACCAGGAGCTGCTGGCTGAAGAGCATATTGACCAGGTGGACCTGTTTATTGCCGTCACTAACGACGATGAAGCAAACATTATGTCGGCGATGCTGGCAAAGCGAATGGGCGCGAAAAAAGTGATGGTGCTGATCCAGCGCAGAGCCTACGTGGATCTGGTCCAGGGCAGTGTCATTGATATCGCGATATCACCTCAACAGGCCACAATTTCCGCACTCCTCAGCCATGTTCGTAAAGCCGATATTGTCGGCGTCTCCTCCCTTCGCCGCGGTGTTGCCGAAGCGATTGAGGCCGTGGCGCACGGTGATGAGAGCACCTCCCGGGTGGTCGGGCGTTCGATCGATGAGATCAAGCTGCCGCCAGGTACGATCATCGGCGCCGTTGTGCGGGGCAACGACGTAATGATCGCGAATAATAATCTGCGGATCGAGCAGGGCGATCATGTGATCATGTTTTTGACCGATAAGAAGTTTATTTCCGATGTAGAAAGGCTGTTCCAGCCAAGTCCTTTCTTCCTGTAA
- the def gene encoding peptide deformylase, which translates to MAVLQVLHIPDERLRKVAEPVKEVNAEIQRIVDDMFDTMYAEEGIGLAATQVDIHQRIIVIDVSENREERLVLINPELLEKDGETGIEEGCLSIPEQRALVPRAEKVKIRALDRDGKPFELEADGLLAICIQHEMDHLVGKLFIDYLSPLKQQRIRQKVEKLDRLRSRA; encoded by the coding sequence ATGGCAGTTTTGCAAGTGTTACATATTCCGGACGAGCGCCTTCGCAAAGTCGCCGAGCCGGTCAAAGAAGTGAATGCGGAAATTCAGCGTATCGTCGATGATATGTTCGACACCATGTACGCCGAGGAAGGCATCGGTCTGGCCGCAACCCAGGTCGATATCCATCAGCGCATCATCGTGATCGATGTGTCGGAAAATCGTGAAGAGCGGCTGGTGTTAATCAACCCGGAGCTGCTGGAAAAAGACGGCGAAACCGGTATTGAAGAAGGCTGCTTGTCCATTCCGGAACAGCGTGCTCTGGTACCCCGTGCGGAAAAAGTGAAGATCCGTGCGCTGGATCGCGACGGTAAGCCGTTTGAGCTGGAGGCCGATGGCCTGCTGGCGATCTGTATCCAGCATGAAATGGATCACCTGGTTGGCAAACTGTTTATTGACTATCTGTCACCGCTCAAACAACAGCGCATTCGTCAGAAGGTTGAGAAACTGGATCGTTTACGTTCCCGTGCCTGA
- the tsaC gene encoding L-threonylcarbamoyladenylate synthase type 1 TsaC — protein sequence MNNNLPSETVAHAVAVLKNEHVIAYPTEAVFGVGCDPDSETAVMRLLELKQRPVDKGLILIAASFEQLKPYVDDSRLSDSQRDAIFSCWPGPVTFVFPARPETPRWLTGRFDSLAVRVTNHPLVIELCEAYGKPLVSTSANLTGQPPCRTTAEVHAQFGDSFPVVDGATGGRQNPSEIRDALTGKLFRQG from the coding sequence GTGAACAATAACCTGCCCTCAGAAACCGTCGCCCATGCCGTGGCGGTACTGAAAAATGAACATGTCATCGCCTACCCCACAGAAGCCGTTTTTGGCGTTGGCTGCGATCCAGACAGCGAAACGGCCGTCATGCGTCTGCTGGAGCTGAAGCAGCGTCCTGTTGACAAGGGATTGATCCTTATCGCCGCCAGCTTTGAGCAGTTGAAGCCTTATGTTGATGATTCACGGTTAAGTGACTCGCAGCGGGACGCTATCTTTTCCTGCTGGCCGGGACCGGTGACGTTTGTATTCCCGGCGCGTCCTGAAACGCCGCGCTGGCTGACGGGGCGTTTTGATTCGCTGGCCGTACGCGTGACCAACCATCCGCTGGTGATTGAATTGTGCGAAGCTTACGGGAAACCGCTGGTCTCGACGAGCGCCAATCTCACCGGGCAACCACCGTGTCGTACCACCGCAGAGGTTCATGCTCAGTTTGGTGACAGCTTCCCGGTTGTGGATGGCGCCACGGGTGGACGGCAAAATCCATCTGAAATCCGTGATGCCCTGACGGGTAAACTGTTCCGCCAGGGGTGA
- the rsmB gene encoding 16S rRNA (cytosine(967)-C(5))-methyltransferase RsmB — MKNKINLRSLAAQAIEQVVEQGQSLSNVLPPLQQKVSDKDKALLQELCFGVLRTLSQLEWLINKLMARPMTGKQRTVHFLIMVGLYQLLYTRIPPHAALAETVEGAVAIKRPQLKGLINGVLRQFQRQQEALLVEFAEHENRYLHPKWLLKRLQQAWPQQWQEIVDANNQRPPMWLRVNRNHHSRDEWLALLKEAGLEGFTHPDYPDAVRLATPAPVHALPGFAEGWVTVQDASAQGCMRYLLPENGERILDLCAAPGGKTTHILEVAPQAQVMAVDIDEQRLSRVYDNLKRLGMKAEVKQGDGRFPEQWCGNEQFDRILLDAPCSATGVIRRHPDIKWLRRDRDIAELTQLQAEILNATWEHLKPGGTLVYATCSILPEENSQQISAFLARTPDAELHATGTPASPGQQNLPGPEEGDGFFYAKLIKRRN; from the coding sequence ATGAAAAACAAAATAAACTTACGCAGTCTGGCCGCCCAGGCTATCGAGCAAGTGGTAGAACAAGGTCAGTCTTTGAGCAACGTTCTGCCCCCTCTGCAGCAGAAAGTCAGCGATAAAGACAAAGCGCTGTTGCAGGAGCTGTGCTTTGGCGTATTGCGTACGCTCAGTCAGCTTGAGTGGCTTATCAACAAGCTGATGGCGCGTCCGATGACCGGCAAACAGCGCACCGTGCATTTTCTGATCATGGTTGGGCTTTATCAGTTGCTCTATACCCGTATTCCTCCGCATGCCGCACTGGCGGAAACGGTAGAAGGCGCGGTGGCCATTAAACGCCCGCAGCTTAAAGGGCTGATCAACGGCGTGCTACGCCAGTTCCAGCGCCAGCAGGAAGCGTTATTAGTCGAATTTGCTGAGCATGAAAACCGCTATCTTCATCCCAAATGGCTGCTGAAACGCCTGCAGCAGGCCTGGCCGCAGCAGTGGCAGGAGATCGTCGATGCGAACAACCAGCGCCCGCCGATGTGGCTGCGCGTTAACCGCAACCATCATTCCCGGGATGAATGGCTTGCTCTGCTTAAAGAGGCCGGCTTAGAGGGCTTCACCCATCCTGACTATCCCGACGCCGTGCGTCTGGCCACCCCTGCCCCAGTCCATGCGTTGCCAGGTTTTGCCGAAGGCTGGGTCACCGTCCAGGATGCCTCGGCCCAGGGCTGTATGCGCTACCTGCTGCCGGAAAATGGCGAACGCATTCTCGATCTTTGCGCCGCACCGGGCGGCAAGACGACGCATATTCTGGAGGTTGCCCCGCAGGCTCAGGTCATGGCGGTGGATATTGATGAACAGCGTCTGTCACGCGTCTATGACAACCTGAAACGGCTGGGCATGAAAGCCGAAGTCAAACAGGGCGATGGTCGCTTCCCTGAGCAGTGGTGTGGCAACGAACAGTTCGATCGTATTCTGCTGGATGCCCCCTGCTCCGCCACCGGCGTCATTCGCCGCCATCCGGATATCAAATGGCTGCGCCGGGATCGGGATATCGCCGAGTTAACCCAGCTGCAGGCCGAGATCCTGAATGCCACCTGGGAGCACCTGAAACCAGGCGGTACGCTGGTTTACGCTACCTGTTCTATTCTGCCGGAAGAGAATAGTCAGCAAATTTCCGCCTTCCTCGCACGAACCCCGGATGCTGAACTTCATGCAACCGGTACGCCGGCGAGCCCCGGGCAGCAAAATCTGCCGGGCCCGGAAGAAGGTGATGGCTTCTTTTACGCTAAGCTAATCAAACGTCGGAATTAA
- the fmt gene encoding methionyl-tRNA formyltransferase — MSHSLRIIFAGTPDFAARHLDALLSSEHQIVGVFTQPDRPAGRGKKLMPSPVKVLAEAHDVPVFQPSSLRPQENQQLVADLGADIMVVVAYGLILPKAVLEMPRLGCINVHGSLLPRWRGAAPIQRSLWAGDSETGVTIMQMDVGLDTGDMLYKLSCPITAEDTSGSLYDKLAGLGPQGLLTTLAQLANGTAQPEVQDESLVSYAEKLSKEEARIDWSLSAAQLERCIRAFNPWPMSWLEIDGQPVKVWRASVIAEATHAEPGTIVAATKQGIQVATGDGILSLESLQPAGKKAMSSQDLLNSRREWFIPGTRLA; from the coding sequence GTGTCACATTCACTACGTATCATTTTCGCCGGCACCCCCGATTTTGCAGCGCGTCATCTTGACGCGTTGTTGTCGTCTGAACATCAGATCGTTGGCGTGTTTACTCAGCCAGACCGTCCCGCGGGACGCGGCAAAAAATTGATGCCGAGCCCGGTAAAAGTGCTGGCTGAAGCCCATGACGTCCCCGTATTCCAGCCATCGTCTCTTCGTCCGCAGGAGAACCAACAGCTCGTCGCCGATTTAGGCGCCGATATCATGGTGGTGGTGGCGTATGGTCTGATCCTGCCAAAAGCGGTGCTTGAGATGCCGCGTCTGGGCTGCATCAACGTTCATGGCTCCCTGCTGCCGCGCTGGCGTGGCGCCGCGCCGATCCAGCGTTCGCTGTGGGCGGGCGATAGCGAAACCGGCGTGACCATCATGCAGATGGACGTCGGCCTTGATACGGGTGACATGCTGTATAAGCTTTCCTGCCCCATTACCGCTGAGGATACCAGCGGCAGCCTGTACGATAAGCTGGCCGGCCTCGGCCCACAGGGACTGCTGACAACCTTAGCGCAACTGGCAAACGGAACGGCACAGCCTGAAGTCCAGGACGAGTCACTCGTCAGTTATGCCGAGAAGCTGAGTAAAGAAGAGGCCCGCATCGACTGGTCGCTTTCCGCTGCACAGCTGGAACGTTGCATCCGGGCGTTTAATCCTTGGCCAATGAGCTGGCTGGAGATTGACGGGCAGCCAGTCAAAGTCTGGCGGGCATCGGTTATTGCCGAAGCCACGCACGCCGAGCCGGGAACAATAGTGGCAGCAACCAAGCAGGGTATTCAGGTCGCCACGGGTGATGGGATCCTCAGTCTGGAATCACTACAGCCAGCGGGTAAAAAAGCGATGAGCTCGCAGGACTTACTCAATTCCCGCCGGGAGTGGTTCATCCCTGGTACCCGTCTCGCCTGA
- a CDS encoding gamma carbonic anhydrase family protein, producing the protein MSAQLRPYKAFFPQIGLRVMIDASSVVIGDVRIADDVSVWPLVAIRGDVNYVSIGQRSNIQDGSVLHVTHKSSYKPEGNPLIIGEDVTVGHKVMLHGCTIGNRVLVGMGSILLDGVVVGDDVMIGAGSLVPQNKQLESGYLYFGNPVKQIRPLTETEREGLKYSANNYVKWKNEYLDQDNQIQP; encoded by the coding sequence ATGTCTGCTCAGCTGCGCCCCTATAAAGCATTTTTCCCACAAATCGGTCTTCGCGTCATGATTGACGCATCCAGCGTTGTCATCGGTGATGTCAGAATTGCCGATGATGTCAGCGTCTGGCCTCTGGTGGCCATTCGCGGCGACGTCAACTATGTATCGATAGGTCAACGCAGCAATATTCAGGACGGTAGCGTTCTCCATGTGACCCATAAGTCCTCTTATAAGCCGGAGGGAAATCCGCTGATCATTGGTGAGGATGTAACTGTTGGTCATAAAGTGATGCTGCACGGCTGCACTATCGGCAACCGCGTGCTGGTTGGTATGGGTTCGATCTTATTAGATGGTGTCGTCGTTGGCGATGACGTCATGATTGGTGCAGGCAGTTTGGTACCGCAGAACAAACAACTGGAAAGCGGCTACCTTTACTTTGGCAATCCGGTCAAACAGATCCGCCCCCTGACGGAGACGGAACGGGAAGGACTGAAGTATTCAGCAAATAACTATGTGAAATGGAAAAATGAATACCTGGATCAGGATAACCAGATCCAGCCCTGA
- the dprA gene encoding DNA-protecting protein DprA, with protein sequence MTPDEIWLRLMKVSNLYGDRMLDIAQRLCAAAFVDSEVLYAVGMTAAQVKPFLRFDERELDETQRWLEHPDHHLLRADDPRYPLRLRAIADYPGALLVSGDPALLHSAQLAVIGSRLHSWYGARWGKLFSETLARRGITITSGLALGIDGVAHRGALAAEGKTIAVLGNGLEQVYPRRHANLAQQIIDNGGTLVSEFPLITPPLPAHFPRRNRIISGLSLGVLVIEAALRSGSLVTVRCALEQGRDVFALPGPIGNPGSEGPHWLIKQGAVPVTSPEDIVEYWQNELAWLTDTSDSINNCADQPSVALPFPELLANVGDEVTPVDVVAERAGQSVPVTVAQLLELELAGWIAAVPGGYVRLRRASHVRRTHVFV encoded by the coding sequence ATGACGCCCGACGAGATTTGGCTGCGGCTGATGAAGGTCAGTAATTTGTATGGCGACAGGATGCTGGATATTGCGCAGCGGTTATGCGCAGCCGCTTTCGTGGATAGTGAAGTGCTATATGCCGTTGGGATGACCGCGGCGCAGGTGAAGCCATTTTTACGGTTTGACGAGCGGGAGCTTGACGAGACGCAGCGCTGGCTGGAACACCCGGATCATCATCTGTTACGGGCTGACGATCCGCGCTATCCCTTGCGGCTAAGGGCTATCGCTGATTACCCCGGCGCGTTGCTGGTCAGTGGCGACCCCGCCCTGCTTCACAGCGCGCAGCTTGCCGTTATTGGCAGCCGTTTGCACTCCTGGTATGGCGCCCGCTGGGGAAAACTGTTCAGCGAAACGCTGGCGCGTAGAGGGATCACCATCACCAGTGGGCTGGCGTTAGGCATTGATGGCGTTGCGCACCGCGGCGCGCTGGCCGCGGAGGGGAAAACCATCGCGGTGCTGGGCAACGGGCTGGAACAGGTTTATCCGCGGCGCCATGCAAACCTCGCCCAACAGATCATCGACAATGGCGGTACGCTGGTCTCTGAATTTCCACTCATTACGCCGCCGCTTCCCGCTCATTTTCCCCGACGTAACCGTATTATCAGCGGCTTAAGTTTGGGCGTGCTGGTGATTGAGGCGGCGTTGCGAAGCGGATCGCTGGTCACCGTCCGTTGCGCCCTGGAGCAGGGAAGAGATGTGTTCGCCCTGCCAGGCCCGATTGGTAATCCGGGATCTGAAGGTCCGCACTGGTTAATCAAGCAAGGCGCGGTACCGGTGACCTCGCCAGAGGATATCGTGGAGTACTGGCAAAACGAGCTGGCCTGGCTTACTGATACGTCTGATTCGATAAATAATTGCGCCGATCAGCCGTCTGTAGCATTGCCATTTCCGGAGCTCCTGGCTAACGTAGGAGATGAGGTAACACCTGTTGACGTTGTCGCTGAACGTGCCGGCCAATCTGTGCCAGTAACCGTAGCTCAGCTACTTGAACTGGAGTTAGCAGGCTGGATCGCAGCTGTACCCGGCGGCTATGTCCGATTAAGGAGGGCAAGCCATGTTCGACGTACTCATGTATTTGTTTGA